A region of the Mesoterricola sediminis genome:
AGCTGTGCGCCAAGTGCAGCCACGGCGACACCCTGCACATCTGCCTCTACCCCGGGACCATGGAGGAGTGCTTCCAGTTCACCTACCAGGCCTTCGACCTCGCCGAGCGCTTCCAGACGCCGGTCTTCGTCGTTTCGGACCTGGACCTGGGCATGCAGAACTGGGCGAGCGAGCCCTTCGCCTACCCCGAGTCCCGCTACGACCGCGGCAAGGTGCTCGACGAGGCCGGCCTGAAGGCCGTCGTCGACTGGGGCCGCTACAAGGACGTGGACGGCGACGGCATCTGCTACCGCACCCTGCCCGGCACCCCCGGGGGCAAGGGCGCCTACTTCACCCGCGGCACCGGCCACAACCCCTACGCCCTGTATTCGGAGAAGCCCGACGAGTTCAAGGCCACGGTGGATCGCCTCAAGCGCAAGTTCATGACGGCCCGCGACTACGTGCCCAAGCCGCTCCTCACGGGTCCCGGGGTCTCCCGGGGCATCCTGGCCTACGGTTCCTCCGATCCCGCGGTGGCCGAGGCCCGGGACATCCTCGTGGAGCAGCACGGCAAGGAAACCGACTACCTGCGCGTGCGGGCCCTGCCCTTCACTCCCGAGCTCGAGGCCTTCATCGAGGGCCACGAGGTCGTCTACGTCGTGGAGCAGAACCGCGACGGCCAGATGGCGGGGCTCATCCGGGAGTTCTACCCCCAGTGGGCGACGAAGCTGCGCAAGGTGCTCCACTACGATTCCACGGCCATCACGGCCCAGACCGTCGTCGACCAGATCAACGCTTTCGAAGCCTGAGGGATCGGACCATGACCACTTCCGCCACCGCCCCCGTCCCCACCAACCAGCTCGGCCTCACCAAGCAGGACTACGTGGGCGCCAAGTCCACCCTCTGTCCCGGCTGCGGCCACGACGCCATCACCGCCCAGATCATCCAGGCCGCCTGGGAGATGAACCTGGAACCCCACCGGGTCGCCAAGCTCAGCGGCATCGGCTGCTCCTCCAAGACGCCCACCTACTTCATGAGCCAGGCCTGGGGCTTCAACAGCGTCCACGGCCGCGCCGCCGCGGTCTGCACCGGCGCGGCCCTGGCCAACCGCAGCCTGCTCAACATCGTCGCCTCCGGCGACGGCGACTCCATGTCCATCGGCATGGGTCAGCTCGTGCACATGATCCGCCGCAACGTCCCCGTGGTCTACATCATCGAGGACAACGGCGTCTACGGCCTCACCAAGGGCCAGTTCAGCGCCACCGCCGACGTGGGCTCCACCCTCAAGCACGGCGACGTGAACGAGATCCAGCCCATCGACCCCTGCACCCTGGCCATGGAGCTGGGCTGCGGCTTCGTCGCCCGCTCCTTCAGCGGCAACCCGAAGCAGCTGGGCACCATCCTCAAGGCCGCCCTGGCCTACGAGGGCACGGCCCTCATCGACGTCATCAGCCCCTGCGTGACCTTCAACAACCACGACAGCTCCACCAAGAGCTACAAGAACGCCAAGGACCGGGAGATCCCCCTCCAGGAGCTGGGCTTCATCCCCTACTACGACCACGAGGAGATGGAGCTGGACGCGGGCCAGGCCATGGAAGTCGGCCTGCCCGACGGCTCCCGCCTCACCTTCCGGAGCGTGGGCAAGGACTTCGACGTCACCGACCGCCTGAAGGCCATGAAGGAGATCCACGAGGCCCACGCCCGCGGCGAGTTCCTCACCGGCATCTTCCACATCGAGACCGGCAAACCCATCCTCCACGACTACACCCACACCGTGGAGGAACCCCTGGCCACGATCGCCCAGGACAAGGTCAAACCCGGCCGCGAGGTGCTGGAGGCCTGCATGAGGGAGTTGATGTAGGCCGGTCCCGGCGCTACACTGGTCCCCTCGGGCCTGTAGCTCAGCTGGGAGAGCGCCTCGTTCGCAATGAGGAGGTCGACAGTTCGATCCTGTTCAGGTCCACCAAGAAGAAAGGCCGCCTCCGGGCGGCCTTTCCGTTGGTGGAGACGCCCTGGGCCCGCCGGAGGCCGGGACCGGGCCGGCCGACGCGGCCTTCCTCCGTTTGGCCTGCGCGCCTTCCGCAGGCCGGATGCCCCATCGCTCGCCAGGAGGCGGGGAGGGTTTCCAGGACGCACCCTCAAAATGTCAAAATTCGATATGGACTTTTTTGAAATCAGTTTATTCTTGGTGAAATTTTCAAAACTCAAGTCATGCCACCACGGTTTGTTGCTAGGCCAGGTCGGCGGCCCCCTGCGACTGGAAGGGTTCCTGCAGCGCAAGGTTCATTGCCCTGGAAGATTCCGAGGCGTCCTCCATGCTGCGGCAAATGATGAAGGCCTTTGTGACCTGCGGGATGGCTTCCGGCTGCATCCTGGCCCCCGCGGCAAGCCCAGCCATCAGCAGCTTCACCCCGGCCCTTGGCGGGGCGGGAACCTCGGTGATCCTGGACGGCAGCAATTTCACCGGAGCCAGCGCTGTGAAATTCAACGGCGTGGGGGCCAGCAGCTTCGTGATCAACAGTCCCACGAGGATCACCGCGGTGGTCCCAGCCTCGGCCTCGACGGGCAAAATCAGCGTGACGACTTCCGGAGGAACAGCCACCAGCAGTTCGACCTTCACCTTCGTCCCGGCTCCGAAACTCACCAGCTTCAGCCCGAGCAGCGGCGGGGTGGGGACAACAGTCACCATGACCGGCACCAATTTCATCGGTACCACATCCGTAAAATTCAATGGAACGGCCGCCAGTTCCTTCACGGTGCTGAACGCCACCTCCGCCACCGCCGTCGTGCCCTCAGGGGCCACCACCGGCAAGATCGCCCTGGCGACGCCCGGAGGTAGCGCAACCAGTTCCACGAGTTTCACCGTGGGCCAATCCCCAGCCATCACAACACAGCCCACCAGCAGAACCACAAACCTTGGCTCCTCGGCAACCTTCACCGTCATGGCCACCGGGACCGCTCCGCTGGCCTACCAGTGGGCCAGGAATGGCGCAGACATTCCGGGTGCCACCGCGTCCTCGTACACCACGCCGCCAGCCGTAATGTCGGACAACGGCACGGCCTTCACGGTCCGGGTTTCCAACGCCTATGGCGCCGTGACCAGCAATGCTGCCATCCAGACCATCCCTGTGAAAGTCACGGTGGCTCCCATATCGGTGACCATGGATCAGGGAAGCCAACGAACCTTCACTGCAACGGTTACTGGCACCATCCAGACCGCTGTCACCTGGACCTGTACCGCAGGCTTTATCGGGCAGGACGGGGTATTCACTGCGCCTAATGCTGCGGGCTCCGTCACGGTCACGGCCACTTCTGCGGACGGCAGTGGCGCCAGGGGAAGCGCCACGGTCACAGTCCGGGCTGTTGGCATTTCCTCCATCAGCACCTATCCCGGCGACCACCTGGTAGCCTTGGGCGACCAATTGCAATGCTGGGTCACCGTGAGTGGGACAGTGGACACCCGCACCACCTGGACAGTCTTGTCCGGAGGTGGCCATTTCGACTATTCCGGAAACTACAATCCCCTATTTTGTGCGCCCTCCACCGTTGGAACCGCGACGATCCAGGCAACCAGCGTCGCCGATCCGTCCAAATCCATCACGACCACGCTCACCCTCGCAGACAACGGCGGGAGACCCGTCTTCACTTCGGTAGGCCTTACGCCTTCTCCCATAGCATTGGGCCAGCCTTGTGCCTTGGCCTGGTCCGTAAACCAAGCGTCGAGTGTAACCATCAAGGATATGGTAGGCCATGAATACGAAGTCTCCGGGCAGAGCAGCATGCCGCTGAACATCGGGGATTACATCGACACCATGGACATGGTCACAGTCCGGCTCGAAGCCAGCAATGCGGGCGGGTCCACCACCTACATCTACCGCAGCCAAGCATCCTTCCCCTGGATCCAATCCCTTTCGATTGATCCTCCGGTGGTCAAACCGGGCGAAACGGTAACTGTGGCAGCCGTATTCCAAGGCGGAAACGGTCGCATTGAACCGAACCAGGGAAGCGTTTCGTCCGGGGTACCAACCATCGTAAATGCGCTCGGCTCCCCCGACCAGCGATTGGTCGTAGAAAATGCCTTCGGAGGCAAAGACGAACTTGAGTTGGGAGTGGCCGTGCGGTCCCCCAAGGGAACCATCCAGCGGACCGGAAGCCTGCCGACACGCACTTACTCGAACCTCTGGACCTACAGTGACAATGAATTGTGCCGGGTTGTTCCCCTTAGGGACGGCCGGGTCGCCGCATTCGGGATCATTGACGAGACCTCCCTGGCCATGTCCTTGGCGGTCTACGACCCCCTGCCCGGATCTTTCACGACCCTGGCACCGCTCGAGCGTCGAGACTACACGGTTCCTCTCTGCCTTGCGGACGGCAGTCTGCTCTTTGCAGGGTCCCAGAGTTCCGAAAGGATCGACCCCAATTCCGGTGTTGTGACCCACCCCCAATTCGGCTACGAAATGCAGCAGTTCAGCGCAACATTGCTTGCAGATGGGAACGTCCTCTTCGCTGGGGGCGAGTATATCTACAGGGACCAGAGCGATTTCTTATGGCCCGGCTTCCCCCTGAATTGCGCAAAAGTCTGGAATCCATCGATCGATCAAATGGTCTTTCTTCCCGAAATGAGGGGACCTCGGTCCCGGCATAGCGCGATAAGACTGTTCGACAACCGAGTGCTGATCGTCGGAGGCCTGGGTCTGGGCGGCGAATACCAGTTGGATGCTGAAATCTACGACCCCAACACCCAAGCCTTCGCCCCCAGTGGCTCCCTGCAACGACCCGCCACGCATCCGCGGCTCAACTTGCTTCCCGACGGCCGGGTTCTTGTTTTTGGGACGGATACAGAGCTTTTTGATCCAGGAACCGGGCAATTCACCATCGTCAGTCCCAACCCGCCCTGGGCAAATGCCCTGTTGTCCGCATTGCCTCTGCCTGATGGGCACGTACTTTCCGGCGAGGCTGGATCCCGGGGAACCATCTTCGATCCCGCAACGTCCAGATACTTCCAGGTTGATAGCCCCTCCGGACCCTCCACCGGCATCGTGTGGGCGGCCCCCTTGGCGGACGGACGGGTACTCTGGGCTGGCGTGAATGAGGAAACCTCTCAGGGTGTATCCAGCCTGCTTTTCGATTCGCAACCCGAGGTCGCCATTACGCCCTTCTGGAAATCGGT
Encoded here:
- a CDS encoding 2-oxoacid:ferredoxin oxidoreductase subunit beta; the encoded protein is MTTSATAPVPTNQLGLTKQDYVGAKSTLCPGCGHDAITAQIIQAAWEMNLEPHRVAKLSGIGCSSKTPTYFMSQAWGFNSVHGRAAAVCTGAALANRSLLNIVASGDGDSMSIGMGQLVHMIRRNVPVVYIIEDNGVYGLTKGQFSATADVGSTLKHGDVNEIQPIDPCTLAMELGCGFVARSFSGNPKQLGTILKAALAYEGTALIDVISPCVTFNNHDSSTKSYKNAKDREIPLQELGFIPYYDHEEMELDAGQAMEVGLPDGSRLTFRSVGKDFDVTDRLKAMKEIHEAHARGEFLTGIFHIETGKPILHDYTHTVEEPLATIAQDKVKPGREVLEACMRELM